Part of the Lolium rigidum isolate FL_2022 chromosome 6, APGP_CSIRO_Lrig_0.1, whole genome shotgun sequence genome, ctttgctttatgattcacttgtttactcatgtcatacacattgttttgatcgctgcattcactacatatgctttacaaatagtatgatcaagtttatgatggcatgtcactccagaaattatctttgttatcgttttacctgctcgggacgagcggaactaagcttggggatgctgatacgtctccaacgtatcgataatttcttgtgttccatgccacattattgatgttatctacatgttttatgcacactttatgtcatattcgtgcattttccggaactaacctattaacaagatgccgaagtgccgattcttgttttctgctgtttttggtttcagaaatcctagtaaagaaatattctcggaattggacgaaataaaagcccggaggcctattttctcacgaagcttccggaagtccgaaggagagacgaagaggggccacgggggcgccaaaccctagggcggcgcgcccccccttggccgcgccggcctgtggtgtgggccccctgtgccgcctcttgacctgcccttccgcctacaaatagcctccgtgacgaaacccccagtaccgagagccacgatacggaaaacattacggagacgccgtcgccgccgatcccatctcgggggatcctggagatcgcctccggcaccctgccggagaggggaatcatctcccggaggactctacaccgccatggtcgcctccggagtgatgagtgagtagtctacccctggactatgggtccatagcagtagctagatggttgtcttctccccattgtgctatcattgtcggatcttgtgagctgcctatcatgatcaagatcatctatatgtaattctatatgttgcgtttgttgggatccgatgaatagagaatacttgttatgttgattatcaaagttatgcttatgtgttgtttatgatcttgcatgctctccgttattagtagatgctctggccaagtagatgcttttaactccaagagggagtacttatgctcgatagtgggttcatgcctgcattgacacctgggccagtgaccgaaagttctaaggttgtgttgtgctgttgccactagggataaaacattgatgctatgtctaaggatgtagttgttgattacattacgcaccatacttaatgcaattgtctgttgctttgcaacttaatactggagggggtcggatgataacctcgaaggtggactttttaggcatagatgcggttggatggcggtctatgtactttgtcgtaatgcccaattaaatctcactatactcatcatgatatgtatgtgcattgtcatgctctctttatttgtcaattgcccaactgtaatttgttcacccaacatgctgttcgtcttatgggagagacacctctagtgaactgtggaccccggtccaattctctttacttgaaatacaatctaccgcaatacttgttctactcgttttctctgcaaacaatcatattccacacaatacggttaatcctttgttacagcaagccggtgagattgacaacctcactcgtttcgttggggcaaagtagcttggttgtgttgtgcaggttccacgttggcgccggaatctccggtgttgcgccgcactacatctcgccgccatcaaccttcaacgtgcttcttggctcctcctggttcgataaaccttggtttctttctgagggaaaacttgctgctgtgctcatcataccttcctcttggggttgcccaacgaacgtgtgaaatacacgccatcaactccCGACGTTGCTAGATGTTTTTTtaagtttttagtttaaattcacgctaattttgaacaaatttcgttTGAATTTCGTATAAATATCGTTTTAAGATTTTAATTTTAACTTCAaaaatctatcggggccgccggttcgggggcgccggtgtgggagcaccatccccaaatagaggatactCTGCCGGCAGTCATGCCAGCGCCTATtttgggccgccggtggagatgctctaaacacaCTGAGGCGGTGTTTGGTTGCACGGAATTGGGGCTAGGAATTGGAATTGAGGTCCAAAAAGACCAATTCCGCTGTTTGGTTGCGCTTGGAATTGGGCCGTGGAATTCGGAGGCCAATTCCGAGGTCTAGCCCCACAAGTGTAATTTTCTACCCCAACAATTCAGAGGTCTGGACCTCTGAATTGGCTCGGAAACTAGCGTTGCAGAACTGGCTCGTCCTGCTACCTCCTCCCTCCACGACTGCTCGCCCCCTCTCCTTCCCCTAGTGGCCGCTGCTCCCCGAGAAGACCGTCGCCGCTCCCCGATGACCGCCGTCGTTGACCACGTTCGCCACCACGGccccgcctcgtcgcgccgccgcgcGTGACCCCAGCCTCCTCAACATCCAGCGCGCCGCCGGCCCGAGCTCGCGCTGCTCGCCGTCGCACGCCCTTCCTTAGGCCGTCGACGACGTCCACGTCCGGCTCGCGTCCGTCCCCGACGCGTGCGCCTCCATCCGCCTCACGCGGCGCCGCCCCCTCGTGCCTCCTTTGGTTGGCTGTGGCCGGAGGTGACCTCTTTCCTCCACACTCCCGCGCGGCCTCGCCCCAACGGCGACTGCTTCTCTAGCTTCGGCTGCCGCCTTGATCCCCTCCAGCATGATCTGCCTTTTTTCATTTTCTAATTTATTGTTTAAAGTCAAAAAAAATACTCTCATTTCCACACATGTGACATCCAAACAGGATTTGGTATTCCATTGAAACCAAAATTCTATAGCTGGATACCACGCGCATCCAAACACTCTTTGTGGTATTCCATTGAATTGGTTGATTTGAttttccattgccaattcaatACGAGAGGTTAATTCTGTGCAACCAAACAAGGCATGAAGTATTTGGATTGATGATGAGCTTCAACTTTTCTTTCGATATGGTAGAAGCTGAAATTGATGTGGTTTCTTGGTCTGAGAATGGCTGGCCAAACAAATCAGGTAGAATAATCACCATCAGTAAGCAAAGTGCCCAATTGACTAACCTCGAGCAGCTTTTTGTCAAACGTACCCCACCTGTCAGTCAACCCTGCACCCAGTGGCAACTGGATCAAGCTGCTCAGCAGAGCATAGTGGCTCGAGCAAGCAAAGCTGGCAACCAAATCCATGGCGGAAGTGCGCGTGCTGGAGCGGATCCGcgtggcgccggcgccgccgatcCCCTCCGCCGCGGAACTCCCCATCACCTTCTTCGACGCAGCCTGGCTCTTCACCGGCCCCGTCGAGCGCCTCTTCTTCTACCGCCACCCCGACCCGCGCTCCGCCCTCCCGCTCCTCGCCTCCTCCCTCCCGCAGGCGCTCCGCCGCTTCTTCCCGCTCGCCGGCACCCTcagcctcgccgccggccaccgcttCGCCTACGCCCACGGCGACGCGCTCGCCCTCGTCCTCGCCGAGTCCTCCCCGGACGAGGACGACTTCGACCGCCTCGTCGCCACCGGGCCCCGGGACCTGCGCAAGATGCGCGCTCTCGTGCCGTGCTTGCCCCCGTCGCGGGAGGACGGCGCGTTCGAGGTCGCGGCCGTGCAGGCCACCGTGTTCCCCGGCCGCGGGCTCTGCCTCGGCGTGTCCGTGCACCACGCCGCCTGCGACGACGCCTCCGCCACGCTCTTCGTCCGGACCTGGGCCGCCGCGTGCCGCCTCGGCGGCCTCGACGGTGTTGACGCGCTGCCCGCGCCGGTGCTCGACCGCTCCCTCGTCGCCGACCCCGACGACCTGCTCGGCAGGACGCTCGCCGGGATGAGGGTGCTCGCGTCCggccctcccccgccgccgccgccgccagcgcagGAAACGGAGATGCCGGCACCGTTGATCGCGTCCTTCCCTCTGACGCGCGATCAGATCGACGCGATCAAGGACGCGGCGGCGCCCGTCGGCGTTCGTGGCGGCGTCGGCGCTGGCGTGGGTGTGCCTCCTGAGGAGCCGTTCCGTGGGCGTGGACGGCGCGGCGCGCAGCCACGTGCTGTTCTCCGCCGAGTGCCGGTCGAGGCTGGCGCCGCCGCTCCCCGCCGAGTACTTCGGCAACTGCCTGCGCCCCTGCTTCGTGGAGGCCGCCACGTCGGAACTTgcgaccggcgacggcggcgtggctgcggcggcggcggccatcggGTCGGCGATCAGGGAGATGGAGCGTGGCGTGCTGGAGGGCGCGGAGGGGTGGCTGGGGAAGGTGCTGTCGGTGCTGCCGGAGCGGCCCATGTCGGTGGGCGGATCGCCGAGGCACGGCGTGTACGAGGGCGCAGACTTCGGGTGGGGCAGGCCGTGCCGGGTGGAGATGGTGTCCATCGAGAAGACGCTGGGGACGGTGTCGCTGGCGGAGGGCcccgacggcgagggcggcgtcGAGGTCGGGGTGGTGCTCCCGCCGGACGCCATGGAAGCCTTCGCTTCTTGCTTCCGCGACATCGTCCGTCTCGGCGGGAAGGGCGTCTGAATTCTGACATCGTGTTGCTGCCGTGATCGGCAAACTGTGTATGATGTGGGCATATGGCTGTGCAAACGGAAGGTATACGTGTTCTCCCGACGTCGTTGACGGGCTCGTCTGAATTTGTGGGCAACTGTCCGTCTGCCTATTTGTCTTGTCAGTCACTTATCTGAATTTTCGTTTTGTTAGTTCAAAGCCAAAGGCAAGAAAACTGTTGGAAATCTTATATAAATaacatatttttttttgaacaaagaggTGGTATTTATTAACGTGACACGTGACGGGTACAATATGCATACATGTCCTTCACAGTAAATCTAGAATTTGAAGATAaggcctgcaactttacaaagcaCACCCCAGAACAAAATATGAAAAAGTAATCAGGTCCTGGAGCACCACCGTCGTCGTTCGCCGGCATCCTCGATATCTGATCATCATATGCTGTCAAGATCATAGTAAAATTTTCTGAAATTTCGTCCGAACTGAAGTCTGAAGGCTCAAAGCTCAACCAAATCGAGGGCTCTTTGCTTCTCTGCATAGAAAAAACTTTCTGCATTAGTTGTTGGCATGTTGTACAGCAACCAGTTCAGCAGTGTGTTTCTTATTCTGGTCAAATAGATCGTAGGGAAAATTATTGATACTTGCTACTAGTAAACGCTGACAAGAGTATTAGTTTTGCCACAGTTGAAGAGAGGAATTCTTGTCctggaagaaaaaaaaaggtttcAACAAAGAAGAACTAAAATGAAGATGAGGATACCATGAACATGAACCACGCGCATGCAGCACGATAAAGACAATTACAGTAGATATACTCGATCTTCCTTCAAATCAAATCACAATAGATAAAAGCTGCAACACACCGTTGGGAAACGAACAAGATGGGATCAGAGGAAGATGAAGCAATCCATGGACATGACTGGGTTGTTGAGGTCATCTACCAACTCCCCACCACCGACAACACAGCCGGCACTGGCGGCCTCCGCTGCCCTGACGGTCTCCCTCCGCCCACCCAAATCCGCTGATCggcgcgaagaagaagaaggtggagatgGCCTCTTCTTTTTCCTCGGAACTTCCCTTGCACCTGCTGCTGTAGCAGGCGGTGGTGGCCGAGGGGGCAATGGCCGTGCGCGCCTCGCCGCCACCGCTTTAGCCTGAGTTGTACGGCGGACGCTAGTGCTAGAGCCTGGCTTCTTCGTTTGAGACTTGACCACGGACAGAGGCGTTCTTGGCAGGCATGGTGGGCGTGGAGCGGCGGAGGcgagcttcttcttccttcttaagTTGTTGTTGGGGTCAAGCACGACGACCTCCGTGTCCCTGCAAGTGCGGACCTTGAGGTACCCAGCCGACGAGGCGGATGAGGTGGAGGCCTCGGAGAAGGAGGAGCTTGCGGCCGAcagcgaggagaaggaagagctgGTTGACGCGGTGGGTGCGGGGGAACTGGAGGCGAGCGGGAGCGGGTGCACGGCGACGGTGTTGCGGTTGTGGCTCAGAGTCGAAGAACCGCCGCACAAGGAGATGGATTCGTCGCCGTTGCCGGCACGGGGGGTGGAAGGGGAAGATGAAGAGCAGGGGTTGCATCTGCTCACGCAGGTGCCCATGGTGGAGACCAACTTGTCTTCTCTGTCTAATGTGCACGCCATATATGTGCAGCTAAGCACAACGTGCCTGCCAAAACTATGTGCAGTACGTACAATAAACAAAATGGAGGAACAAGACAGAAAAAACATTGGGCTGGGcgcttctgctccggtgctcccccgggAAAAGTCTGGACACGCGAAACACATGGACGGCTGAGATCTTCTGATACCTCTTCGGCAGCGGGGGTAAAATCGTAATTTTGCTATGCGTAGACCGTCCGTAGAGCCCTGTACAAACCCGTATGGCCCGCGCACGTCATTCTGTACGTATCTATAGCGTGCCTACAGCACGTGCGTACGAGCGTGCGTGTACCGAAATAGAAACCCATATAAAAAGCCGACGTTTCCTTCTCCGCCTCCCTCGCCCcaccatccccccccccccaaatcagGTACGgagaaaaccctctcctcctccctcggccacttcgtcttctccactccatctccatctccagttcTCTTCTTTAATCCCTTCTTCTCCGCGCATTTCCGTCGAATCGGAGGCCGATGGAGGGTAGCAGCTCCACCGCgagggcggccgccgcagccTTGGTCAAGAACACCGGCGTGGCGGAGGCAGATGTGGTGCCGGGTGGTTGGAGCCGTCGTGGTGCGGCCGCGTCGGGCGGAGGCTTGGTGCTGACGGCGGCGGATGAGCAGGAGCACGGATTCGGCGGCGAGATCGTGCCGGATCTGAACGTGCAGCCAACGGTGGAAGACCCTCTGGTATGTGCTATCCTCTCAACACCTC contains:
- the LOC124660070 gene encoding LOW QUALITY PROTEIN: malonyl-coenzyme:anthocyanin 5-O-glucoside-6'''-O-malonyltransferase-like (The sequence of the model RefSeq protein was modified relative to this genomic sequence to represent the inferred CDS: inserted 2 bases in 1 codon); this translates as MAEVRVLERIRVAPAPPIPSAAELPITFFDAAWLFTGPVERLFFYRHPDPRSALPLLASSLPQALRRFFPLAGTLSLAAGHRFAYAHGDALALVLAESSPDEDDFDRLVATGPRDLRKMRALVPCLPPSREDGAFEVAAVQATVFPGRGLCLGVSVHHAACDDASATLFVRTWAAACRLGGLDGVDALPAPVLDRSLVADPDDLLGRTLAGMRVLASGPPPPPPPPAQETEMPAPLIASFPLTRDQIDAIKDAAAPXSAFVAASALAWVCLLRSRSVGVDGAARSHVLFSAECRSRLAPPLPAEYFGNCLRPCFVEAATSELATGDGGVAAAAAAIGSAIREMERGVLEGAEGWLGKVLSVLPERPMSVGGSPRHGVYEGADFGWGRPCRVEMVSIEKTLGTVSLAEGPDGEGGVEVGVVLPPDAMEAFASCFRDIVRLGGKGV